The Trypanosoma brucei brucei TREU927 chromosome 4, complete sequence genomic sequence TACGTTGCTAACGATGAGAATCCGGGGAAAGACAATAGTTGGAATAAGCAAAGAGGCCAACGGCATAGGAATATGCCCTGGTGAAGCAACACCAACATTAAGCGGCGACAGTAGTTGCGCGCACCGAACCAATGACAGCAACCAACCAGAAGGTATTGCTGTGAACTTGAAGGCAGCGACGCACATAAAATTGCTAAATAGCAGTGCACTAAGACCTCGGGGGTTAACCCATCTAGTTGagataaaagaaacgaagtGGCCAGCAAGCAGAGAAGCATTAGTCGAGAGGTGCGGGGGCTTGTTGGGAGGTGACCATTATGTTAAATTCGAAGCATCAACCACAGGAGAAGACAGCAAAATCATAGTAGAGCCGATTAAGATATTTGAGGGTGACGATGCGGAGAAAAACTGCGCTGTCGTACAGAAAGAATCTATGAAATCAGAAAAGGACAATGATCTACTGATCAACAAAATATGCACCTACATAACAATACTCGACCCGCAGATTATAACCATATCCAGTTTGACGCCTGCCATGTTAGCAAACACGAGCACAGTCCAAATGGCGTTCAAAAGCTTCGTTCATGCAGCAACCGGTAAAGCACCTAGCGACGGCGAAATCGAGTTGCAACTTAAGAGCCTTTACGGTGGGGACAAGCAAAACTTCACCAGAGACTTCGTAAAAATTCTGTGGACGAAGAACGTGACATACCACACGGGCGCAGGATTCAAAACTGAGACGCTCCTTGATGCGgttagaaacaaaaacgcacAGAGGGCTCTAATCTATCTGGAAGATCAAAGACCAGCAGAGGAGTCAAAACAGACACAAACGGACGAGAGTGAAATCAACGGCCCGGTCTGCGGAGGTGAGGGCCAAGAGGAGTGCAAAttggatgaaaagaaagacccGGAGAAACCGAACGGAACTCAAATGCGGAAATGGCCTAAAGCACTCCAGTGGATGATCACACGACAAGGAGGAAATTGCAAAACAATACAGCAAGAAGATTGTAAAGAAGACTGTACATGGGATGAGGGAGCTTGTGACGGCGCAGTTGGCATTTCTGCTTCGATGAATATTTCTCTGTTCAtggcatttttgcttctagcaTAAAAACTTATTGGAAATACTTTATTGTAGCAaacattaatttttttctggaaATATCTTAATGTAGTGGAATATGCATTTTTATGGAAAGATCTTATTATACGAAACCGTATCTTTGTTGAATTATCTTGGATAAATTTACATTCATCTTggaaatattttatacaattCTTAAATGTGCGTTTGTATTTCAACGCTTTTTGCAAACATGTGGAAATTTTGAgagatcttttttgttgttgtacaaATTTGATGTTTGAATGTAAAGTGATATGTTGATGGAGTGTCAAAAGTGGGTGCCATTAGGATTTTTACTATTATGGTTTATTCAATTAATTTTATGTTTACCTTtgaaaatgtaaatatatgcaAATCTTCTCTAGTGTTGTGGCCGGGGAGTATAATGTAGTATGGTAACGGTTTACGAATGagaaatgagtgctattctGAAATTTTCTGTTTCGGTTTATTTGGTGTATCGTATGGATGTTAGTCAAGGTTATAAAAGTAATGGTAAGAGTGGTTGGGGTGAGGATTAGGATGTTGGTATATTTGAATAACAAGGTCTtccaaaggaggaagagagataGACAAGGCAGTGAAGGGCTGCAGAGGTGTTGTGGCATGCATGGAAATGATATAGATCTCTAAGGGAGTATCAGGTATGATTTTACTCGGGAAGGGGTTGCTGCTCATACTTGTGATTATATATTTCCTGAAGCGGTCAAATGTTTCACAACTTCCATTAGAATAAAGTTTAGGAGAAGCAATAGGATGAGGGAAGCCCCCGCTGAATTGTTTGGCGGATATACAGTTTGATGAGTGG encodes the following:
- a CDS encoding variant surface glycoprotein (VSG, atypical), putative produces the protein MESRPDTKGMCHATVAATVPVLFMTLMRCGMAQTVTEPSSDKVTNLCTEAKYTEYLASRIVAVAERQEREISDMQIYSEAWNLLAASTNQTDKRAATYALATYMSTAAETARRAHAGKYKAAVATAKLLHRRSALTRTLLTMRIRGKTIVGISKEANGIGICPGEATPTLSGDSSCAHRTNDSNQPEGIAVNLKAATHIKLLNSSALRPRGLTHLVEIKETKWPASREALVERCGGLLGGDHYVKFEASTTGEDSKIIVEPIKIFEGDDAEKNCAVVQKESMKSEKDNDLLINKICTYITILDPQIITISSLTPAMLANTSTVQMAFKSFVHAATGKAPSDGEIELQLKSLYGGDKQNFTRDFVKILWTKNVTYHTGAGFKTETLLDAVRNKNAQRALIYLEDQRPAEESKQTQTDESEINGPVCGGEGQEECKLDEKKDPEKPNGTQMRKWPKALQWMITRQGGNCKTIQQEDCKEDCTWDEGACDGAVGISASMNISLFMAFLLLA